In one window of Pseudodesulfovibrio sediminis DNA:
- a CDS encoding ABC transporter ATP-binding protein, protein MTEDKRTIVRVIGVKKTFTMGKVELEALKGVDLEIYAGEYVSIMGPSGSGKSTLFNMIGGLDKPTEGKVFIDEVDISQLDAFELAWLRNRKIGYIFQTFNLIPVMTALENVTLPMTFAGMHADDAQDKGIELLKLVGLGERFQHKPLELSGGQQQRVAVARSLANDPSIVLADEPTGNLDLTTGEEIIELLQMLSQERGVTIISATHDYKMLNVSDRVIWVRDGMVDRVERRDELDITIGGIGDKLTGRKNGQAGA, encoded by the coding sequence ATGACAGAAGATAAAAGAACCATCGTCCGCGTCATCGGCGTCAAAAAAACCTTCACCATGGGCAAGGTGGAACTGGAAGCGCTCAAAGGGGTGGACCTGGAAATCTATGCCGGGGAATACGTCTCCATCATGGGGCCGTCCGGCTCCGGCAAGTCGACCCTGTTCAACATGATCGGCGGGCTGGACAAGCCCACGGAAGGCAAGGTGTTCATCGACGAGGTGGATATCTCCCAACTGGACGCCTTTGAACTGGCCTGGCTCAGAAACCGCAAGATCGGCTACATCTTTCAGACCTTCAACCTTATTCCGGTCATGACCGCGCTGGAGAACGTGACCCTGCCCATGACCTTTGCCGGCATGCATGCGGATGACGCGCAGGACAAAGGCATCGAACTGCTCAAGCTGGTCGGTCTCGGCGAGCGGTTCCAGCACAAGCCGCTGGAGCTTTCCGGCGGCCAGCAGCAGCGCGTGGCCGTGGCCCGTTCCCTGGCCAACGATCCTTCCATTGTCCTGGCCGACGAACCCACGGGCAACCTGGACCTCACCACCGGCGAGGAAATCATCGAGCTGTTGCAGATGCTCTCTCAGGAACGGGGAGTGACCATCATCTCCGCGACCCATGACTACAAGATGCTCAATGTGTCCGACCGCGTGATATGGGTCCGTGACGGCATGGTGGACAGGGTCGAGAGACGAGACGAACTGGACATCACCATTGGCGGCATCGGCGACAAACTCACCGGCCGGAAAAACGGACAGGCGGGCGCGTAG
- a CDS encoding ABC transporter permease, with amino-acid sequence MNTSAKQVERLISLPFSTSLAISFKSLKVRFFRSMITISSLVLAVSFLSFVLVNLDIATGMLQHGGREAARALSQAGYDVDLAQGVVAMSAKERWIVILSLLVCTVGIINAQLMSVTERFSEIGVMKCLGALDSMILRLFLLEATMQGLAGASAGALLGCFFSLLAGGIRFGFGSLGDLSLLSMLGSVGLAILAGCLLSLIGVFYPAWLAARMEPINAIRAEH; translated from the coding sequence ATGAACACATCCGCCAAGCAGGTTGAACGCCTTATCTCCCTGCCTTTTTCCACCTCTCTTGCGATCAGTTTCAAGAGTCTGAAGGTGCGCTTTTTCCGATCCATGATCACCATCTCCAGTCTGGTGCTGGCGGTGTCGTTCCTCAGTTTCGTACTGGTGAATCTGGATATTGCCACCGGCATGCTCCAGCACGGCGGACGCGAAGCTGCACGCGCACTCTCGCAGGCGGGCTATGACGTGGACCTTGCGCAGGGGGTCGTGGCCATGTCGGCCAAGGAGCGGTGGATTGTCATCCTCTCCCTGCTGGTCTGCACCGTGGGCATCATTAACGCCCAGCTCATGTCCGTGACCGAACGCTTCTCCGAAATCGGGGTCATGAAGTGTCTGGGTGCGCTCGACTCCATGATTTTGCGGCTCTTTCTGCTGGAAGCGACCATGCAGGGGCTGGCCGGGGCCTCGGCAGGCGCACTGCTCGGCTGTTTCTTCTCGCTGCTGGCAGGCGGCATCCGATTCGGCTTTGGCTCACTGGGCGATCTGTCGCTCCTGTCCATGCTCGGTTCGGTGGGGCTGGCCATTCTGGCGGGATGCCTTTTAAGCCTCATCGGCGTCTTCTATCCAGCCTGGCTGGCGGCACGCATGGAACCGATCAACGCCATTCGAGCGGAACACTAA